In one Synergistaceae bacterium genomic region, the following are encoded:
- a CDS encoding peroxiredoxin, with product MDCCNSRARIGQAAPEFSAEGFSAVEDGFHHYALSECKGKWVLLFFYPGDFTYVCPTELQSLAEYKKDFEELGVQVFLISTDSRYSHKQWNQYELSKMIDGGMPYAMLPDQTGALGRPYDFYDESAGVDLRGTVVIDPDGVVQLIYANAPAIGRHPGEIVRCIRALREYRDNGNVVPACWIPGLETIDPSYENSGRVWETYKSKKK from the coding sequence GGATTGTTGTAACAGCAGGGCGCGTATAGGACAGGCCGCTCCGGAATTTTCCGCGGAAGGTTTTTCAGCGGTGGAGGACGGTTTTCACCATTACGCGCTCTCCGAATGCAAAGGGAAGTGGGTTTTGCTCTTTTTCTATCCGGGGGACTTTACATATGTATGTCCAACCGAACTTCAATCCCTGGCGGAGTATAAAAAGGATTTCGAGGAACTTGGAGTGCAGGTTTTTCTCATAAGCACGGACAGTCGTTATTCTCACAAGCAGTGGAATCAGTACGAACTGTCGAAGATGATCGACGGAGGAATGCCCTACGCGATGCTGCCCGACCAGACGGGCGCCCTTGGCAGGCCTTATGATTTCTACGATGAAAGCGCGGGCGTGGACCTTCGAGGGACGGTGGTCATCGATCCCGACGGAGTCGTTCAGCTCATTTACGCCAACGCTCCCGCCATCGGACGTCATCCCGGAGAGATCGTGCGCTGCATTCGCGCACTCAGGGAATACCGCGACAACGGCAATGTAGTTCCCGCCTGCTGGATTCCGGGGCTGGAAACCATCGATCCCTCCTATGAAAATTCGGGAAGAGTCTGGGAGACGTACAAATCGAAGAAAAAGTAA